Proteins from a single region of Myxococcales bacterium:
- a CDS encoding DUF3800 domain-containing protein gives MYFCYVDEAGSLDVDTKRLCRDAKEKPYIYVLCGLCVLDFKWSKFSGIIDDRKDQLRTKIKQTRGLDLSLADCELKSSWIRIPKLRRERQFLSNLSPDELTALVNLCYYQIEYAKMTLFAIVVDKRNLLGYMDQDKLHRKAWELLLERVENFMRERHDRHNVIFLRDDVSRQANQNLAEKHAYLLRTQATSGQKLGHVIEMPLFVRSELSNGIQLADFAAYNFYHAFSRKTLDYEHFQRIFPYIYNSANTPSEKLDGLKVFPPESELTPFASEIGRLAGKISEARLKK, from the coding sequence ATGTATTTTTGTTATGTCGACGAGGCGGGATCATTGGATGTGGATACCAAGCGTTTGTGCCGGGACGCCAAGGAAAAGCCGTATATTTACGTTCTTTGCGGTCTTTGTGTCTTGGATTTCAAGTGGTCGAAATTCTCAGGGATTATTGATGACCGCAAGGATCAACTGCGAACAAAGATCAAACAAACGAGAGGGTTGGATCTATCCTTGGCTGATTGCGAATTGAAATCGTCGTGGATTCGAATTCCCAAATTGCGTCGCGAGCGTCAGTTTCTTTCCAATCTGTCACCGGATGAACTGACCGCTTTGGTCAACTTGTGTTACTATCAGATTGAATACGCGAAAATGACCCTTTTCGCCATTGTGGTCGACAAACGGAATCTTCTGGGATACATGGATCAAGACAAGCTGCATCGCAAAGCTTGGGAATTGCTTCTGGAGCGAGTCGAAAACTTCATGCGCGAACGCCATGACCGTCACAATGTGATTTTTCTTCGCGATGATGTCAGTCGCCAGGCGAATCAGAATCTCGCGGAAAAGCATGCTTACCTGTTACGAACGCAAGCGACTTCGGGACAGAAGTTGGGTCATGTCATCGAGATGCCACTGTTTGTGCGTAGCGAACTCTCGAACGGCATTCAACTTGCCGACTTTGCTGCCTATAATTTTTACCATGCATTTTCGCGGAAAACGCTCGATTACGAGCATTTTCAAAGAATATTTCCCTACATCTATAATTCGGCCAATACCCCATCTGAAAAGCTCGATGGATTGAAGGTGTTTCCGCCCGAAAGCGAATTGACACCCTTCGCTAGTGAAATCGGGAGATTAGCCGGAAAAATTTCGGAAGCAAGATTAAAAAAATGA
- a CDS encoding transglutaminase domain-containing protein: MHTLRAALCLTCLLLVTSLALADGGPTIAPLKLDEATVYDHPLTPVFRAGDEAAPVPLVRPAADETFGANYLNAYEQMIWSVNPAVGEIDAPEIETLSQTMLDAVAVAPDWLKMRVAHRFFEVNATIAEELAEILLDPIDDRYRDEYAFLIAYLSKSDLEGVNDRLAFFEANVGLIYEYDELLDYVEVVDSGESGKGDYGTTLRYHLIADGEETTYDLPRDIYYWHVVHPKLDVEGIDQVDPLTGYDADPGEGGYFWREYLMYDVGDGRGYQAPMYFQDVDAADLQGLAPSARGYLTDLSIHNLEIIYHGTGRDVAFAEFAYGSGQIFATTVRLAAASAANGCPLLENLLDQGNGDLLLPAASPIALLADTLVPEFQTALTDLGRWADATVIDSATLAGYGDTEWATFQTIYKKAVVLPNQPLALYQAVANAKTQLETFVSNYRVLELHLDTADADDPAGLVFPGGFTTVAQAANETDTVTVYGRPALADMLAGVTLLWDGETKWLSGDRPLWENTDAVSAVGNWIGKNMLDNIQERYDNGAPVERSLDPVRIAYNHYGNCGELQDIGAAAMRTALIPAGLVSTINEDHVWNEFYADDEWHPFQVDWSNGGNTINNPGIAYDKQVGGSKDISFAVFWLGDGRVEAVPERYSDHITVNFALTDADGAPVPDARIDIYSEGWGTTSKYQGFWLITDPDGLASVKLGENRNYFIYIESGAGVYPDTGKGEKTPLEWIVKAADATANATFDYTHQFAQPLVNDQPLEFEQLNDTYALHLTFNATDRLAGTKSAFSAARPYYPFDPPLVDVFLVNDKNLEKARTNQAFKAAYAWTGLSSFDEAIYPPDDRTWHLLVTHHSAPLSDHLLDIAVTAEGDLYVPAEPTDDDDDDQADDDDQSGGGDDDDDDAGCGC; this comes from the coding sequence ATGCATACCCTGCGGGCCGCGCTTTGCCTGACGTGTCTGCTGCTCGTGACTTCCCTCGCCCTGGCCGACGGCGGCCCGACGATCGCGCCGCTGAAGCTCGACGAGGCGACCGTTTACGACCATCCCTTGACCCCGGTTTTCCGCGCCGGCGATGAGGCGGCCCCCGTGCCGCTCGTCCGGCCGGCCGCCGACGAGACCTTCGGCGCCAACTACCTCAACGCCTACGAACAAATGATCTGGAGCGTCAATCCGGCCGTGGGCGAAATCGACGCGCCGGAGATCGAAACCCTGAGCCAGACCATGCTGGACGCCGTCGCCGTGGCGCCCGACTGGCTGAAAATGCGCGTCGCCCACCGCTTTTTCGAGGTCAACGCCACGATCGCCGAGGAACTGGCCGAAATCCTGCTCGACCCGATCGACGACCGCTATCGCGACGAATACGCCTTCCTGATCGCCTACCTGAGCAAAAGCGATCTCGAGGGCGTCAACGACCGCCTCGCCTTCTTCGAGGCGAACGTCGGCTTGATCTACGAATACGACGAACTGCTCGATTACGTCGAGGTCGTCGATAGCGGCGAATCCGGCAAGGGCGATTACGGCACGACCCTGCGCTACCACCTGATCGCGGACGGCGAGGAAACGACCTACGACCTGCCGCGCGACATCTACTACTGGCACGTCGTGCATCCGAAACTCGACGTGGAAGGCATCGACCAGGTCGATCCGCTCACCGGTTACGACGCCGACCCCGGCGAAGGCGGCTACTTCTGGCGCGAATACCTGATGTACGACGTCGGCGACGGGCGCGGCTATCAGGCGCCGATGTATTTCCAAGACGTGGACGCCGCCGACCTGCAGGGCCTCGCGCCCAGCGCGCGCGGCTACCTGACGGACTTGTCCATCCACAACCTGGAAATCATCTACCACGGCACCGGCCGCGACGTGGCCTTCGCCGAGTTCGCTTACGGGTCCGGGCAGATCTTCGCGACGACGGTCCGCCTTGCGGCGGCGTCCGCGGCCAACGGCTGCCCGCTGCTCGAAAACCTGCTCGACCAGGGCAACGGCGACCTGCTGCTGCCGGCGGCCTCACCGATCGCCCTGCTGGCCGACACGCTGGTGCCGGAATTCCAGACCGCCCTGACCGACCTCGGCCGCTGGGCCGACGCGACCGTCATCGACAGCGCCACGCTGGCGGGCTACGGCGACACCGAATGGGCGACGTTCCAGACGATCTACAAAAAGGCCGTCGTGCTGCCGAATCAGCCGCTGGCCCTCTACCAGGCCGTGGCGAACGCCAAGACCCAGCTCGAAACCTTCGTCAGCAATTACCGGGTCCTCGAACTGCACCTGGATACCGCCGACGCCGACGACCCGGCGGGCCTGGTGTTCCCCGGCGGCTTCACCACCGTCGCGCAGGCGGCGAACGAAACCGACACGGTGACCGTCTACGGCCGGCCGGCACTGGCCGACATGCTCGCGGGCGTGACCCTGCTGTGGGACGGCGAGACCAAGTGGCTGTCGGGCGACCGGCCGCTCTGGGAAAACACCGACGCGGTCAGCGCCGTCGGCAACTGGATCGGCAAGAACATGCTCGACAACATCCAGGAGCGGTACGACAACGGAGCGCCGGTCGAGCGGTCACTGGATCCGGTGCGCATCGCCTACAACCACTACGGCAACTGCGGCGAATTGCAGGACATCGGCGCCGCCGCCATGCGCACGGCGCTGATCCCGGCGGGGCTGGTCAGCACCATCAACGAGGACCACGTCTGGAACGAGTTCTATGCCGACGACGAGTGGCACCCCTTCCAGGTCGATTGGAGCAACGGCGGCAACACCATCAACAACCCGGGCATCGCCTACGACAAGCAGGTCGGCGGCAGCAAGGACATCAGTTTCGCGGTCTTCTGGCTCGGCGACGGCCGGGTTGAAGCCGTGCCCGAACGCTACAGCGACCACATCACCGTCAATTTCGCCCTCACCGACGCCGACGGGGCGCCGGTTCCCGACGCGCGCATCGATATCTACTCCGAGGGTTGGGGCACCACCTCGAAGTATCAGGGCTTCTGGCTGATCACCGACCCCGACGGGTTGGCCTCGGTGAAACTGGGCGAAAACCGCAACTACTTCATCTACATCGAAAGCGGCGCGGGCGTGTATCCGGACACCGGCAAAGGCGAAAAAACGCCGCTGGAATGGATCGTCAAGGCCGCCGACGCAACGGCGAACGCCACGTTCGACTACACGCACCAGTTCGCGCAACCCCTGGTGAACGACCAGCCGCTCGAGTTCGAGCAGCTCAACGACACCTACGCCCTGCACCTAACGTTCAACGCGACCGACCGGCTGGCCGGCACGAAAAGCGCCTTCAGCGCCGCGCGGCCGTACTACCCGTTCGATCCGCCGCTGGTCGACGTGTTCCTGGTCAACGACAAGAACCTCGAAAAGGCCCGGACGAACCAGGCGTTCAAGGCGGCCTACGCCTGGACAGGCTTGTCCTCGTTCGACGAAGCGATCTACCCGCCCGACGATCGGACGTGGCACCTGCTGGTGACCCACCACAGCGCGCCGCTGTCGGACCACCTGCTCGACATCGCCGTCACCGCCGAGGGCGACCTCTACGTCCCGGCTGAACCAACCGACGATGACGACGACGATCAGGCGGACGACGACGATCAGTCCGGCGGCGGGGATGACGACGACGATGACGCCGGTTGCGGGTGCTGA
- a CDS encoding glycosyltransferase family 2 protein yields MYGLVKPKWVDPAAKPPALAGPLGVVVPAYNAADTIAACLASLQNQRGVTIDLVVVDDGSTDGTAEAAQTAGARVVRRAVNGGAGGARNEGAKHVGGDVLFFAEADGCYAPDHLRTCLRALADPEVGASIALGVRAWTGRDNAVTRWGDAVWIAAHSLVALGRRGTGAWCYRREAFAAAGGFDETLHHGEDLDLARRIGRLGRRTGVAGWATIRHRNPDTWGAWAREAWHKARARGLDEKPTAAAWLAQGLKAGLLAAIPAALVAGALARPLWLPVVLAALVALCTDRAENRLALRWLWVRRDWRSFPAVPPLCWLRRFCLAGGRLAGWARAEKSGRKSTGGKLY; encoded by the coding sequence GTGTACGGATTGGTCAAACCGAAATGGGTCGACCCCGCGGCCAAACCGCCGGCGCTCGCCGGCCCGCTGGGCGTCGTCGTCCCCGCCTACAACGCGGCCGACACCATCGCCGCCTGCCTGGCCAGCCTGCAAAATCAACGCGGCGTGACGATCGACCTGGTGGTCGTGGACGACGGGTCCACCGACGGCACGGCCGAGGCCGCGCAAACCGCCGGGGCGCGCGTCGTGCGCCGCGCCGTCAACGGCGGGGCCGGCGGCGCGCGCAACGAAGGCGCGAAACACGTCGGCGGCGACGTCCTGTTTTTCGCCGAGGCCGACGGCTGCTACGCCCCGGACCACCTGCGCACCTGCCTGCGGGCCCTGGCCGACCCGGAAGTCGGCGCGTCCATCGCCCTGGGCGTCCGGGCCTGGACCGGGCGCGACAACGCGGTGACGCGCTGGGGCGACGCCGTCTGGATCGCCGCGCATTCCCTGGTAGCGCTCGGCCGGCGCGGCACCGGCGCCTGGTGCTACCGGCGGGAAGCATTCGCGGCGGCGGGCGGCTTCGACGAGACGTTGCACCACGGCGAGGACCTCGATCTGGCGCGGCGGATCGGCCGGCTCGGCCGTCGCACGGGCGTCGCCGGCTGGGCGACGATCCGGCACCGCAACCCGGACACCTGGGGCGCCTGGGCGCGCGAGGCCTGGCACAAGGCGCGGGCGCGCGGGCTGGACGAAAAACCGACCGCCGCGGCCTGGCTCGCGCAAGGGTTGAAGGCGGGCTTGCTGGCGGCGATCCCGGCCGCGCTCGTCGCCGGCGCGCTGGCCCGGCCGCTCTGGTTGCCGGTCGTTCTGGCCGCGTTGGTCGCGCTTTGCACGGATCGCGCCGAAAACCGGCTGGCGCTGCGCTGGTTGTGGGTTCGGCGCGATTGGCGGTCCTTCCCGGCGGTGCCGCCGCTTTGCTGGCTGCGCCGGTTCTGCCTGGCGGGCGGGCGTCTGGCCGGCTGGGCGCGGGCGGAAAAATCGGGTAGGAAATCCACTGGCGGTAAGCTATATTGA
- a CDS encoding glycosyltransferase, with the protein MEPVGVVQVVHSLEVGGMERVAAHLAMHLGSPYKSLVICLTIPGHFAPQLEAAGIEVIALNKKPGKDFGLPGRLAKILRERRIRIVHAHNSGPMFTGTWAGLLARSNGIIVTDHSRYFPERPTVVATEMVLSRLVNEIVSVSEHNKQELVKRLHWPEKKITVIPNGVEEISEIDAATAGRLREEFGLTGDMPTLLTMARLEKQKNIGLLIQAMGELRKQGLDCRLIVGGEGAERETLERLRRECQLEDRVFLPGWRLDAAALYRVVDIFALPSDWEGLPMSILEAMSASLPILATDVGDVSKAVITRENGLLVTPRDLGQMAAALAELVRDADKRRRFGVKSRDIWQQHYSVKGMARRYEELYARYA; encoded by the coding sequence ATGGAACCGGTAGGAGTCGTACAAGTCGTTCATAGTCTGGAAGTCGGCGGCATGGAGCGGGTGGCCGCGCATTTGGCCATGCATTTGGGCAGTCCGTACAAATCCCTGGTTATCTGTTTGACGATTCCCGGCCACTTCGCGCCGCAACTGGAAGCCGCGGGCATCGAGGTGATCGCCCTGAACAAGAAACCGGGCAAGGATTTCGGCCTGCCCGGGCGGCTGGCGAAAATCCTGCGGGAACGCCGGATCCGCATCGTCCACGCGCACAACAGCGGGCCGATGTTCACCGGCACCTGGGCCGGTTTGCTGGCCCGAAGCAACGGCATCATCGTCACCGACCACAGCCGCTATTTCCCGGAGCGCCCGACGGTCGTTGCCACGGAAATGGTGTTGTCGCGGCTGGTGAACGAGATCGTCAGCGTCAGCGAACACAACAAGCAGGAACTGGTGAAACGGCTGCATTGGCCGGAGAAAAAAATCACCGTGATTCCCAACGGCGTGGAGGAGATTTCCGAAATCGACGCGGCGACCGCCGGCCGGCTGCGGGAGGAATTCGGGCTGACCGGCGACATGCCGACGCTGCTGACCATGGCGCGGCTCGAAAAGCAGAAGAACATCGGCCTGCTGATTCAGGCCATGGGCGAATTGCGCAAACAAGGCCTGGACTGCCGGCTGATCGTCGGCGGCGAGGGCGCCGAACGCGAAACCCTCGAGCGGCTGCGCCGGGAATGCCAATTGGAAGATCGGGTCTTTTTGCCCGGCTGGCGGCTCGACGCGGCGGCGCTTTACCGGGTCGTCGACATCTTCGCGCTGCCCTCCGACTGGGAAGGCCTGCCGATGAGCATCCTCGAGGCGATGAGCGCCTCGTTGCCGATCCTGGCCACCGACGTGGGCGACGTTTCCAAGGCGGTGATCACCCGGGAAAACGGGCTGCTGGTAACGCCGCGCGACCTCGGCCAGATGGCGGCGGCGCTCGCGGAACTGGTGCGGGATGCGGATAAACGGCGCCGGTTCGGCGTGAAGAGCCGGGACATCTGGCAGCAGCATTACAGCGTGAAAGGCATGGCGCGACGCTACGAAGAGCTCTATGCGAGGTATGCGTGA